One Fontisphaera persica DNA window includes the following coding sequences:
- the prfA gene encoding peptide chain release factor 1, which yields MDLRPFIEKFAQRLADVEAQLGDPRVFDQPQRAQELAREHARLKELTAAGAAWLKATADLAASRDLLRSEPPGSELALLAQDETARLEKELERLTLQIQRGLLPPHPADSRNTIMEIRAGAGGAESALFAADLFRMYTRYAEARGWKVESLDSNPSDLGGFKEIIFSISGTDVYQRLKFESGVHRVQRVPATEAQGRIHTSTVTVAVLPEAQEVDIEIKPDELEINVCRASGKGGQGVNTTDSAVQIIHKPTGLMVRCADERSQQKNKAKALTVLRSRLLERKIAEENAKYAAQRKEQVGTGERSEKIRTYNFPQNRVTDHRIDLTIYNLQVIMDGELDTLIDALLRDEVQRKLAALDQKLQTVNG from the coding sequence ATGGATTTGCGGCCTTTTATCGAAAAGTTTGCTCAACGGCTGGCGGATGTGGAGGCCCAACTGGGCGACCCGCGCGTCTTCGACCAGCCCCAGCGCGCCCAGGAGCTCGCCCGCGAGCACGCCCGCCTCAAGGAATTGACCGCCGCCGGCGCCGCCTGGCTCAAGGCCACCGCCGACCTCGCCGCCAGCCGGGACTTGTTGCGCTCCGAACCCCCCGGCTCCGAGCTGGCTCTGCTGGCCCAGGATGAAACCGCCCGCCTGGAAAAAGAGCTGGAGCGTCTGACCCTCCAAATCCAGCGCGGCCTCCTCCCCCCGCACCCGGCAGACTCCCGCAACACCATCATGGAAATCCGCGCCGGCGCAGGCGGCGCCGAGTCGGCCCTCTTTGCCGCCGATTTATTCCGCATGTACACCCGCTACGCCGAGGCCCGCGGCTGGAAAGTGGAATCCCTGGACTCGAATCCCTCCGATTTGGGCGGCTTCAAGGAAATCATTTTCAGCATAAGCGGCACGGACGTGTACCAGCGGCTCAAATTTGAAAGCGGCGTGCACCGCGTCCAGCGCGTCCCGGCCACCGAAGCCCAGGGCCGCATCCACACCAGCACCGTCACCGTGGCCGTGCTGCCCGAGGCCCAGGAAGTGGACATCGAAATCAAGCCGGATGAGCTGGAAATCAACGTGTGCCGCGCCTCCGGCAAGGGCGGCCAGGGGGTGAACACCACCGACAGCGCCGTGCAAATCATCCACAAACCCACCGGCCTGATGGTCCGCTGCGCCGACGAACGCTCCCAGCAGAAAAACAAGGCCAAGGCCCTCACCGTCCTGCGCTCCCGCCTGCTCGAACGCAAAATCGCCGAGGAAAACGCCAAATACGCCGCCCAGCGCAAGGAACAAGTGGGCACCGGCGAGCGCAGCGAAAAAATCCGCACCTACAATTTCCCCCAAAACCGCGTCACCGACCACCGCATTGACCTGACCATCTACAATTTGCAGGTCATCATGGACGGGGAACTGGACACGCTGATTGACGCCCTGTTGCGCGACGAAGTGCAGCGGAAACTGGCCGCTCTGGACCAAAAACTCCAGACCGTGAACGGTTAA
- the rpmE gene encoding 50S ribosomal protein L31 — MKSGIHPKYVDAEIRCACGNVIKTRSTKPTIIIGICNKCHPFYTGQQKFVDTAGRVDKFQQRLAKTQAAQAAAAAATKKKRK, encoded by the coding sequence ATGAAGTCGGGAATACATCCGAAATATGTGGACGCGGAAATCCGTTGCGCCTGCGGCAATGTGATTAAAACCCGCTCGACCAAGCCGACCATCATCATCGGCATCTGCAACAAGTGCCATCCGTTTTACACCGGACAGCAGAAGTTTGTGGACACCGCCGGCCGCGTGGACAAGTTCCAGCAGCGTCTGGCCAAGACCCAGGCCGCGCAGGCGGCCGCCGCCGCGGCCACCAAGAAGAAGCGGAAATAG
- a CDS encoding 2-oxo acid dehydrogenase subunit E2 yields MDIKLPNLGEGAESGVVVSILVNVGDEISEGQNIIELETGKAVASIPASAGGKVESIRVKVGDKITPGMVILTVSGAGAPATVSAVAPAAAKPRATAARPAAPVPAEEVAPVEEEEGEAEATPTVESTEQYFTPPASPTIRKLARELGIDLRRVKGSQHGGRIVMEDLRRYIQGLIRAAEKGRSAPAAPAAAGPAAAPVSIDFAQWGPVTRAPFSPLRQVLSRRLVESVNTLPQVTQFDEADITGVLALRQQYAAAYEAKGARLTLTGFAMMALVAVLKKHPIFNSSLDEATQEIVYKNYYHIGIAVDTEAGLLVPVIRDADRKSLLELSLALVEVANKARERKLAPADMQGGTCTISNQGPLGGGHFTPIVNKPECAILGLGRGALKPVVQPEGSLAPRTLLPLALSYDHRLVDGAQAARFITELRALLENFPADWVKI; encoded by the coding sequence ATGGACATCAAGCTGCCAAATCTGGGCGAAGGCGCTGAATCGGGCGTGGTGGTCAGCATCCTGGTCAATGTGGGTGACGAGATCAGCGAGGGCCAAAACATCATTGAGCTGGAGACCGGCAAGGCGGTGGCCTCGATTCCGGCCAGCGCCGGCGGGAAAGTGGAGTCCATCCGCGTGAAGGTGGGGGATAAAATCACTCCCGGCATGGTGATTTTGACGGTCAGTGGCGCGGGGGCCCCCGCCACCGTTTCGGCCGTTGCGCCGGCGGCGGCCAAACCGCGGGCCACGGCGGCACGCCCGGCGGCTCCTGTGCCGGCGGAGGAGGTGGCGCCCGTCGAGGAGGAGGAGGGTGAAGCCGAAGCGACCCCCACGGTGGAGAGCACCGAGCAGTATTTCACGCCGCCCGCCTCGCCCACCATCCGCAAGCTGGCCCGCGAGCTGGGCATTGATTTGCGGCGGGTGAAAGGCTCGCAACACGGCGGGCGCATTGTGATGGAGGATTTGCGCCGGTACATTCAGGGCCTGATTCGCGCGGCGGAGAAGGGGCGAAGCGCCCCGGCCGCGCCCGCCGCCGCCGGTCCGGCGGCGGCGCCGGTGAGCATAGACTTTGCGCAATGGGGGCCGGTGACGCGCGCGCCGTTCAGTCCGTTGCGGCAGGTGCTTTCGCGGCGGCTGGTGGAAAGCGTGAACACGCTGCCGCAGGTGACGCAGTTTGATGAGGCGGACATTACCGGGGTGCTGGCGTTGCGACAGCAGTATGCGGCGGCCTATGAGGCCAAGGGGGCGCGGCTGACGCTGACCGGTTTTGCGATGATGGCGCTGGTGGCGGTCCTGAAGAAGCATCCCATTTTCAACAGCAGTCTGGATGAGGCCACGCAGGAGATTGTGTACAAGAATTATTACCATATTGGGATTGCGGTGGACACCGAGGCGGGGCTGCTGGTGCCGGTGATTCGTGATGCGGACCGCAAGAGTCTGCTGGAGTTGTCGCTGGCGCTGGTGGAGGTGGCCAACAAGGCGCGGGAGCGGAAGCTGGCGCCGGCGGACATGCAAGGGGGCACCTGCACCATCTCGAATCAAGGCCCGTTGGGCGGCGGGCATTTTACGCCCATCGTCAACAAGCCGGAGTGCGCCATTCTGGGGCTGGGCCGCGGGGCGTTGAAACCGGTGGTGCAGCCTGAGGGCTCGCTGGCCCCGCGCACGCTGCTGCCGCTGGCGCTGTCCTATGACCACCGACTGGTGGACGGGGCGCAGGCGGCGCGGTTCATCACGGAATTGCGGGCGTTGCTGGAGAATTTCCCGGCGGATTGGGTGAAAATTTAA
- the lpdA gene encoding dihydrolipoyl dehydrogenase translates to MEPIKTDLVVLGAGPGGYAAAFYAADLGKKVILVDQSPRLGGVCLNEGCIPSKALLHATKVLTEAKTFAEHGIVFGEPRIDVGKLRAWKDSVLQRLGNGVASLAKMRQVTVMTGRGYFESSDLLRVETPEGQKFLTYDKAIIAVGSKPAMPRAFDLGNPRVMTSREALELPDIPPDLLVIGGGYIGMELGTVYAALGSRVTVVEALDNILSGADPDLARPVVNYAKKNFRELRVKTRVLDMSTAGKQIRVLMDVNGERVEELYDRVLVSVGRVPNGEDIGLENTRVIRDEKGFIKVNERMETTDPKLLAIGDIAGGVLLAHKAHKEARVAVESLCGEASVFKDVVIPAVVFTEPELAWCGLTEEEARQKGIKVEVAKFPWAASGRAMTFDKTEGMTKLIIDPESERILGAGIVGHGAGELIAEGVLAVEMGATAHDLAACIHPHPTLSETFMEAAEVFYGYATHAYSRRKRHAEAS, encoded by the coding sequence ATGGAACCTATCAAGACTGATTTGGTCGTCCTGGGCGCCGGCCCGGGCGGATATGCGGCGGCGTTTTACGCTGCGGATTTGGGCAAGAAGGTCATTCTGGTGGACCAATCGCCGCGGCTGGGCGGGGTGTGCCTGAATGAAGGGTGCATCCCCTCCAAGGCCTTGTTGCACGCCACCAAGGTGCTGACGGAGGCGAAAACCTTTGCCGAACACGGCATTGTTTTTGGCGAGCCGCGCATTGACGTGGGCAAACTGCGGGCCTGGAAGGATTCCGTGTTGCAGCGGCTGGGCAATGGCGTGGCGAGCCTGGCCAAAATGCGGCAGGTGACGGTCATGACGGGGCGGGGGTATTTTGAAAGCTCGGATTTGTTGCGGGTGGAGACACCCGAGGGGCAGAAGTTTCTGACCTATGACAAAGCCATCATCGCCGTGGGCAGCAAACCGGCCATGCCGCGGGCCTTTGATTTGGGGAATCCCCGCGTGATGACCTCGCGCGAGGCGCTGGAATTGCCGGACATTCCGCCGGACTTGCTGGTGATTGGGGGCGGTTACATCGGCATGGAGCTGGGGACGGTGTATGCGGCGCTGGGCAGCCGCGTGACGGTGGTGGAGGCGCTGGACAACATTTTGTCGGGCGCGGACCCGGACCTGGCGCGTCCGGTGGTCAACTATGCGAAAAAGAATTTCCGGGAGCTGCGCGTGAAGACCCGCGTGCTGGACATGTCCACCGCCGGCAAACAAATCCGCGTCCTGATGGACGTGAACGGCGAGCGGGTGGAGGAGCTGTACGACCGCGTGCTGGTTTCGGTGGGCCGCGTGCCCAACGGCGAGGATATTGGGCTGGAAAACACGCGGGTCATTCGTGATGAAAAGGGATTCATCAAGGTCAACGAGCGGATGGAGACGACCGACCCGAAGTTGCTGGCCATTGGCGACATCGCGGGCGGGGTGCTGCTGGCGCACAAGGCCCACAAGGAGGCGCGGGTGGCGGTGGAAAGCCTCTGCGGCGAGGCCAGCGTGTTCAAGGATGTGGTCATTCCGGCGGTGGTCTTCACCGAGCCGGAGCTGGCGTGGTGCGGGTTGACGGAGGAGGAAGCGCGGCAGAAGGGCATCAAGGTGGAGGTGGCCAAGTTCCCGTGGGCGGCCAGCGGGCGGGCGATGACCTTCGACAAGACGGAGGGAATGACCAAGTTGATTATTGACCCGGAGAGCGAGCGCATTTTGGGGGCGGGGATTGTGGGGCACGGGGCCGGGGAATTGATTGCCGAAGGGGTGCTGGCGGTGGAAATGGGAGCCACGGCGCATGATTTGGCGGCGTGCATCCATCCGCATCCAACGCTTTCGGAAACGTTCATGGAAGCGGCCGAAGTCTTTTACGGCTATGCCACGCACGCCTATTCGCGGCGGAAACGGCATGCGGAAGCGTCGTAA
- a CDS encoding PQQ-binding-like beta-propeller repeat protein: MNTWHGSKVGAWLQVGAACLWVMAAHAQTADTWPMFQGNPALTGVTSAQLPERPELLWTFKAGGEIKGAAAIAEGKVFFGAGDGVFHALWLSNGAPVWSYKASNSIEAPALYHQGVLYFGAFDGALYALRASDGQVLWKYLTEEKITGGANYAQVNGRTVILVGSHDNRLHCVDAATGKSNWVYETGNYINGAAAVADGRAYFGGCDALLHVVDLQKGEKIAQLDATAFVPGSVAVSENRAYLGQAENAFLCMDLTQRTNLWTYRQRSFGYFGSPAVKGDRVVFGGRDRRVHCVDAKTGQGRWTFSTRGKVDASPVVAGDKVVVGSDDGLVYVLALADGRQLWSYEIGRPIKGAAAVVEGRFVIGADDGVLYCFGAR, encoded by the coding sequence ATGAACACATGGCATGGCAGCAAAGTGGGGGCATGGCTGCAGGTTGGGGCAGCCTGCCTGTGGGTGATGGCCGCGCACGCCCAGACCGCCGATACATGGCCCATGTTTCAAGGCAATCCGGCATTGACCGGCGTGACGTCGGCGCAGTTGCCGGAGCGGCCGGAGCTGTTGTGGACGTTCAAGGCGGGCGGGGAAATCAAGGGGGCGGCGGCCATAGCCGAGGGCAAGGTTTTCTTCGGGGCGGGCGATGGGGTATTTCACGCGCTGTGGTTGAGCAACGGCGCGCCGGTGTGGAGTTACAAGGCGAGCAACAGCATTGAAGCGCCGGCGTTGTATCACCAGGGCGTGTTATATTTTGGCGCCTTCGATGGCGCGCTGTACGCGCTCCGCGCCAGTGATGGGCAAGTGCTCTGGAAGTATCTCACGGAGGAAAAAATCACCGGCGGCGCCAATTATGCCCAGGTGAATGGGCGCACGGTCATTTTGGTGGGCAGCCACGACAACCGGCTGCATTGCGTGGACGCCGCCACCGGCAAATCCAACTGGGTGTATGAGACCGGCAATTACATCAACGGGGCGGCGGCGGTGGCGGATGGGCGCGCGTATTTTGGGGGCTGCGACGCCCTGCTGCACGTGGTGGATTTGCAGAAGGGCGAGAAGATTGCGCAACTGGACGCCACGGCGTTTGTGCCGGGGTCGGTGGCGGTGAGCGAGAACCGCGCTTATTTGGGGCAGGCGGAGAATGCTTTTTTGTGCATGGACCTCACTCAGCGCACCAATCTATGGACCTACCGGCAGCGCAGTTTTGGTTATTTTGGCTCGCCGGCGGTGAAGGGGGACCGGGTGGTGTTTGGGGGGCGTGACCGGCGGGTGCATTGCGTGGACGCCAAAACGGGCCAGGGCCGGTGGACCTTCTCCACCCGCGGGAAGGTGGATGCCTCGCCGGTGGTGGCGGGGGACAAGGTGGTGGTGGGGTCGGATGATGGTTTGGTGTATGTGCTGGCACTGGCCGATGGCCGGCAGCTTTGGAGTTACGAGATTGGGAGGCCGATTAAAGGGGCCGCCGCGGTGGTGGAGGGCCGTTTTGTGATTGGCGCGGATGACGGCGTGCTGTACTGTTTTGGGGCCAGGTAA
- a CDS encoding 3-keto-disaccharide hydrolase, translated as MISNASFRALALRGLSMLVGCFCALGWLAAGQTNPAGPASAAETNQPVLTPVADEEFFGWLLGLGADSNKVAQLRQAADTQRYWGWFRDRPLAVRQPEQLLNGRDLAAFYPWLEREGTFADREGVFTLTNGLLRISGQRTGYLATRRSYSNYRLVAEFKWGEATWGRRKERTRNSGLCIHGVGEDKVWMRSIEIQIAEGQTGDVVVLEGAKLTVDGQTKVRSYDTFKRPGSEQVVDKTGFRGKEDLEKPHGEWNTLEVIALGATLRVKVNDTPVLAGESAYPSAGRIYLQSNGAEIFFRRLDVYPVAGE; from the coding sequence ATGATTTCTAACGCAAGCTTTCGGGCTCTGGCCCTGCGTGGTCTGAGCATGCTGGTGGGATGCTTTTGCGCGCTGGGCTGGCTGGCCGCCGGGCAGACCAACCCTGCGGGGCCGGCGTCGGCCGCTGAGACAAATCAGCCGGTCCTTACGCCGGTGGCGGACGAGGAGTTTTTTGGGTGGCTTTTGGGCTTGGGGGCGGACAGCAACAAGGTGGCGCAATTGCGGCAGGCCGCCGACACGCAAAGGTATTGGGGATGGTTTCGGGACCGGCCGCTGGCCGTGCGGCAGCCGGAGCAACTCCTGAACGGCAGGGATTTGGCGGCGTTTTATCCGTGGCTGGAGCGGGAGGGCACCTTTGCGGATAGGGAGGGAGTATTCACGTTGACCAATGGCCTGTTGCGCATCAGCGGCCAGCGCACGGGCTACCTGGCCACCCGCCGGAGTTACTCCAATTATCGGCTGGTGGCCGAGTTCAAGTGGGGGGAGGCCACGTGGGGGCGGCGGAAGGAGCGCACGCGCAACAGTGGTTTGTGCATTCATGGCGTGGGGGAGGACAAGGTGTGGATGCGCTCCATTGAAATCCAGATTGCCGAGGGGCAGACGGGGGATGTGGTGGTGTTGGAGGGGGCCAAATTGACGGTGGACGGCCAGACCAAGGTGCGGAGTTATGACACGTTCAAGCGCCCCGGCTCCGAGCAGGTGGTGGACAAGACCGGCTTCCGCGGCAAGGAAGATTTGGAAAAACCGCATGGCGAATGGAATACGCTGGAGGTGATTGCGCTGGGGGCCACGTTGAGAGTGAAGGTGAATGACACGCCGGTGTTGGCCGGGGAATCGGCCTATCCCAGTGCGGGGCGCATTTATCTGCAAAGCAACGGGGCGGAAATCTTTTTCCGGCGGCTGGATGTTTATCCGGTGGCGGGGGAATGA
- the xylA gene encoding xylose isomerase has protein sequence MASAAFPQIKKIEYEGPKSKNPLAFKYYNPDEVVEGKTMKEHLRFSVVYWHTFRGRGVDPFGAGTMIRPWDDGTDSLKNAQRRVRVAFEFMQKLQAPFYAFHDRDVAPEGKNLRETNKNLDAVVKVLKEEQQRTGIKLLWGTACLFAHPRYVHGAATSCNADVFAYAAAQVKKCLEVTHELGGAGYVFWGGREGYSTLYNTDMKRELEHLAKFLHMAVDYKKKIGFQGQFYIEPKPKEPTKHQYDSDAAACLNFLREYGLKDHLKLNLETNHATLAGHTMQHELEVAGAAGALGSIDANTGDELLGWDTDQFPTSVYLTTQIMLTILKYGGFTTGGVNFDAKVRRESFEPIDLFHAHIGGMDAFARGLKIAAAIRKDGRLAEFVKQRYSSWDSGIGAKIEKGEVGFEELEAYMLKKGEAAPNTSGRQEYLENLINEFI, from the coding sequence ATGGCTTCTGCTGCATTTCCTCAAATCAAGAAAATCGAATACGAAGGCCCCAAATCCAAAAACCCGCTGGCATTCAAGTATTACAATCCGGACGAGGTGGTGGAAGGGAAAACCATGAAGGAACACCTCCGTTTCTCGGTGGTGTACTGGCACACCTTCCGCGGGCGCGGCGTGGACCCATTTGGCGCCGGCACCATGATCCGGCCCTGGGACGACGGCACAGACTCGCTCAAAAACGCCCAGCGCCGCGTGCGGGTCGCCTTCGAGTTCATGCAAAAATTGCAGGCGCCCTTCTATGCCTTCCATGACCGCGACGTGGCGCCGGAGGGAAAAAACCTGCGCGAAACCAATAAGAACCTGGATGCCGTCGTCAAGGTGCTCAAAGAGGAACAGCAGCGCACCGGCATCAAACTGCTGTGGGGCACGGCCTGCCTGTTTGCCCATCCGCGCTACGTCCACGGCGCCGCCACCAGTTGCAACGCCGATGTGTTTGCCTACGCCGCCGCGCAGGTCAAGAAATGCCTCGAAGTCACCCATGAGCTCGGCGGCGCGGGCTACGTCTTCTGGGGCGGCCGCGAAGGCTACTCCACTCTCTACAACACCGACATGAAGCGGGAGCTTGAGCACCTCGCCAAATTCCTGCACATGGCCGTGGACTACAAAAAGAAAATCGGCTTCCAGGGACAGTTCTACATCGAGCCCAAACCCAAGGAACCCACCAAGCACCAGTACGATTCCGATGCCGCCGCCTGCTTGAACTTCCTGCGCGAGTACGGCCTGAAGGACCACCTGAAGCTGAACCTCGAAACCAACCACGCCACCCTCGCCGGGCACACCATGCAGCACGAGCTGGAAGTGGCCGGCGCAGCGGGCGCCCTCGGCTCCATTGACGCCAACACTGGCGACGAGCTGCTGGGCTGGGACACCGACCAGTTCCCCACCAGCGTATATCTGACCACCCAGATCATGCTGACCATCCTCAAATATGGCGGCTTCACCACCGGCGGCGTGAACTTCGACGCCAAAGTCCGCCGTGAAAGCTTCGAGCCGATTGATCTCTTCCACGCCCACATCGGCGGCATGGACGCCTTTGCGCGCGGCCTCAAAATCGCCGCCGCCATCCGCAAAGACGGCCGCCTGGCGGAATTTGTCAAACAGCGTTACAGCTCCTGGGATTCCGGCATCGGCGCCAAAATCGAAAAGGGTGAAGTGGGCTTCGAGGAATTGGAAGCCTACATGCTCAAGAAAGGCGAGGCGGCCCCCAACACCAGCGGCCGCCAGGAATACCTGGAAAATCTCATCAACGAGTTCATCTGA